A segment of the Arachis hypogaea cultivar Tifrunner chromosome 5, arahy.Tifrunner.gnm2.J5K5, whole genome shotgun sequence genome:
AGGAAAGTTCCAAAAATTGTTTTGTGAAATTCAACAAAAGTGTTCTTTGCCTTTTGCACCACTTcccttttctgtttttcattatctcaCCATAACACAATACAGCAATTTTTTTTCATCCCATAatatcattctctctctctctcatctcatcACATCACACACGATCTCTTGAACGATCTCACTGTTTCTCATTAACAAAACCGTTTAACCACTTAataaacacaaacacaaacaccaACACACTTAAACTGTGTTATTATTTTACTGCTATACTTCTAGTTTTTCTGCTAtgctttgctttctttctttttttttttttttccttccctCTTAGTTTAGTTTCTCACACCGACTGTTATGAACTTCCCACGTGGATCTGATGACCTCATTCCACCATGGATCAACCTTCTCATTAGCCTTAGCCTTCCTGGCTCATCACCATTAACCACATAACACTGACATGTCTTGAAACTTAATACAAAGAATTTGTTTTTTTCAACTTTTCTCATCTGGGGtgcttattcttttttctttttaatggtTTTGGAACTGGTTCTGAGAATGAACAGCTGGAGAAAAACAACAAGGGTGAGTGTATGTTCTTGTGTGAAAACTtagaagtggaaaaagaaaaaaaaaatgaattatgaGTTTGACTCCTCTTGTTTATGTCTTTTTTGTATTCTTCTGTCTACTTGGGTTTTTTTTTCCTTGAAGGTGAAAAATCATTGGATGCTGAACGTGTGGTTCAAGTTCCAACCATTTTTTGGGACTGgggagtagaagaaacaaaatgtgtttttgttttttgttttctggAAAATTGGGACTGAGAATGAGAAAAATATATTCCAGCTTCTTCTTTCCCTTAGTGGACTCatgaaaattatgatttttgtgTTGATTGAAGTTTGAGTTTTTGACATCATTTACAGATCccctattctctctctctctctctctctctctctctctctctgcataTGATCTTGATCTATCTAATTTTTTGGTGGACTAATTTGTTAATTGCATATCTTTTCAACAGGATtaataagtattatttttgtctaatGTAGACAAACTGTGAGATCCAAGAGGACAAACAACatgtaagtatatatatatattctatgttattttaaaatataagcaTTGGTATTTGTTGTGGTTGTTTAGAATATAGTTTAGTTAATTGGCCTCTAAGGTTTTTGATGAAATTCCTGTGTGACAGAATATCCCAAAACAAGGACTCAGTCATGTATAGGCCTTTCATGTCATGTGATGATCCAAAAGGAGTTGTGGAGTGTGGGTCAATTAGGAAATACAGGACCAATTCACAGAAGATGAGGAAGGACAGGACAAAAGCCAGTGGCCGGAGGCCGGCCGAGGACACGGAGGAATCATTGACAAACAGAACAGACAAAGAAGATAAGGTCTCAAAAGGGTCCATAGAGAGAACTTTTGATTCTTCATCCTTGCAGCTCATGGAGGTATCGAGAGGAGCTCAAAGGCTGAACAACATGATTGATTCATGGTCTAGAGGCCTAAGTTATGGTGGAAGGTCTGAAGATATTGCAAAAGATTTGTTGAAAGGTGCTCTTGATCTCCAAGAGTCTCTGGTAATGCTTAGGAAGGTGCAAGAAGCTTCCCGAGATGTGGCTCGTGCAAGGCGAAAACAGAGCGAGAAACCTGAGAATGAGAGAATTATTGATGATAGAGCACATTCCAATAGATTCAGTGAACAAAGCAATTCAATAGGATTTCAAAGACCTTGGCCTAGTGCTGATGGTTATTCAAGTAGCAGCAGAGAGGAACTTAAGAAAGTGATTAAGGAGAGTTTGGTTAGGCAAAATCTGTTTCCAggaacaagcactgaagcactgGATTCGGCATCAGAAATGCATTCAACAAGCTCGAGCCAATCTTCCATGTTTCAGAATGATAGGCTTTCTGATTCTTCATTCTCCCCAATGAATGCAAGGAAGGAAAAAGGGCCGAGCCTCGTTGCGAGGCTGATGGGtttagaacaagaagaagaagtaacCTCAAGATTGTTTCCAACTCTGATGCAAAAACAGTTGGAGAGTGAAAAGATTGTGAATCAAAAAAGGCCTGTGTTTGAGGTGGATATGCCTAAGGTAAGAAAGACTAATCCAATTGTTCATCCAGAAAGACATAAGAGTAAGACTCTGAGGGAAATCCTTGAGACTAATCACTTCAATGGAGTTCTAAATAGTCCTGCAACAGAGAGAAAGCATCAAATGGCTCATTACAAGCAACTTGATGATTTACCCCCAATTGTGCTAATCAAACCTCGATGTACTCCTTGTCACGAATTTGCCAGAGTCCATGAGCCGGTTCCTTCAGAAGATTTATCCCTCAGAAAACTAAAAGCAAAACCAGTCTCTTCTGGAACATTCATGGGAAAGGAAATAGAAGAACATGTGTCCAAAAGGTTATCCAAGGGAGGAAGAACCGAGCTACTCAGAGAGATCATGGAGCCGGAAGCAAAAGAGATCAAGCCTAATGAAAATGAGAAGGCTCTAAGAGGAAAGGTGAAACTGAATGGCaatgttaatcacaaatcacagGAAAGTGAAACAGTTGATAGAAAAGTTAAGGCCAAGACTGCTAGCAAAATGCCACCGGAAAAGGCGATTCTGAAACATAAAATTGTGACAAAATCTCAGGATCAAGGAGGAGAAATCAGCTCCACAAAGTTGAGGAAGCCACAAAATGGATCCAGAATTGACCTGAATGACATTCCTGGCAAAAAGAGTACTTCTTTAAACTCCATCTCCAAAACAAAGAATCAGAAAATTAAGAGTTCCAAAGAACAGATTAAGAATCAGATGAAGAAGCAAAGGTCTACTGCTGAGCCTGAAGCAGCTAAACCAGTAGTAAGTCTACTTACATGTGATTGTTTTTTTGAACTAACTATCAATGAATGAAGGAAGGTCTTCAATTGGAGTTTAATTTCACTATTCTTCTGCACAGGATGAACAACTAGcacagaaagaagaagaaaagaccaTTGATGTGCAGTATAAAGATGACTGCACCGAGATTAGAATCATCGATATCATAGCAGATGATCTTGCAATAGAAGATGAAGTATATTCCTCTACAAATAAGATTACAGGTAAATCTCTCTAGACTCTAGCAATCACTTGTGTCACTTCTGCATGAATCATGAAATAACAGCTTTGTTTCCCCTCCCTTTTGCATATATAGCAGAAGATTGTAATCAGAGCCAGAGTTCTTCAGCAGACAATATTATGATGCTAAAGACTGAACATGAAAATGGAAGTGAAGCTGATAGCAACAAGCATGACAACAAAGAGGAAGCGGAGctgaaatattttcttttaaacaaTCAATCATTCATTAACCATGCCGAGGAACTCCTCAATCTTGATTTGGATTGTCCTAAGATGCTACCAAAAATTGAAGCAGATGGAATAGTCAATCCCAGACTCTACTTAGACTGCGCGAATGAACTCGCAGAGCGCAAAAGTCTTCAAGAATCACTAGTCCACCCTTTGTTGTTGCTGACCTCTTTAGGGAACTCAAGATTTCACATCTCTTTAGGAAGTTTGGTTGAGGAAATCTGCATAGCCATTCGGAATCTGTCATCATACAGTGAAATTCAATCTGGGAAGAAACTTGCTTCGGATAATATCTATGCAATGATGGAAAGAGATATAAATTCCAATTAtggaatgatgaatggaatatggAAATGGGGTTGGAGGCATGGATTTTCTGCAGATGAAGCTGAACAAGTTGTGAGTGAAGTAGAGAGCTTAGTGTTAAGTGGATTAATTGAGGAGGTACTTGTAAATTTATGATTAACATTACATTTTTTGAGACATGGAAATTTATGAATCCATAGCCTTTAGATATTAGCATCTTCATGTGGATTAAGGGCAAGAAAAGAATACTTGGCTGAAGAAGTCACATAATTTTGCTATGAAAAGCTATAGTTCCTAGGAAAGAATATTAATACATTTGGATTGTTTATATAGTGCATTTATTCTTTGACCTTGCATGCTAATTTCAACCACAAGAGatggaaataaaaaatatactttctaCATTCATCGAAGAAGGTTCTGAACATTGCATGATGAGTACTATGATATAACGAATCATGAAAATGTCAGGTACTTAGGAACTATAATTAGTCAGCTAATAACAATGGTACAAAAGATTCTGAGATACTCACCAGTCACCACTTATACTAGCAACTTTTTAACAGCTTTTTCTAATAGTACTAGGAATTATTTAAGGCTTTTTATGGCATGCAAAAGTTGAAATCATCAAATATATATACCCTTGTAAACATTACCATGTTTTGACATAGGTGCCAAACATAACATTAAGATTGAGAAAGATGGGTCTAAGGGTTTTGGCTTATCCAATACCTTTTTTGTCATttactgttttatttatttattttaataaaattgtgtGACTTCTAGATGTTGGTAATACTACCCCGTTATTGTTGTTATTTGTTAATACAAAAGAATATAGAGTAATATTATTTGAACTTCACAAAGTAGATGTCTATTTAACATTATAAAGATATAAAGGTGAATGAGAAAATTGTGTGTATTAGAATAGAGGAGTTGCATCAAAATCTAATAATGACACAAAATACAGTGAATTGAAAGTTCAAATGTGTTGATCAAAATTTAGAACACTATttcctctgttttatgactttaTCTAAAATACAATATTACAACAAACATAATCCGCTAGTACATACAAGAAACTCAGTTGAAAGAAGTGTTAATTATATatgatagtaaaaaaataaaatgtaaaaaaagaaatattcaagAGGCACCCTTGAAGATGAGAAAATTAAGGGTCTCAAGAGCAAAGTATATGAAAGTTCCTGGTGAATGGCTGAAGAAGCATCCAAAATTGGAACCTACTACACATTGCCACCCATTCCATACATCTTATCAAATTcctgcaaagaaaaaaaaatcacatacCATCTTATGAAATCAATTTGAAAAaaggcaaataataataataattaaaaccaTAGAGCAGATTAAAAATCAGAATCAACCAACAAACACATAACTCAGTTGGCAAGATACTGTATAACCTAGGATCTTAGCTTTAAACCTAAATTTGCAACTATATTAGAAAAacaaacacgttaaaaaaaattaaatttcatataCTATCAGTGTAAAACACCACTAATTAATCAGGTATTatcatattagtaaaaataactaatttttaaatttatcattTAAAAGGTCATCTAAATAGATGAATATAATTGAATGACAGTATAAAATTCTTTACACTTtcagtattaaaattaaattaaaaaaaatgaaaataaaagtgaTGATGATATGCACCTTCTTGATGTGTCCTGCAATAGATTTGCAATCATGAACATCATAGAGATCAAGGGCTTGTGAAGCAAAGGACATGGCTTGGATTTGCATCTTCCCTGGCATGTCTGTTTCTTTCACCATAGCTTTTCCTTCCAACATCTTTGCTTAACTAGCTTTTTCTTCTCTAAGGTTCTCACAAATGATTCTAGATTCTACACCTATTATTGTTGTATATATAAGGTTTATGTAGCAAGGGATAGTGGAGAAATCAATGGTTGAGATTTTAGCAGCAGGAACTCACGTTCCAACAATGATGCATTTGGAATTAAGTGATTGATTAAGAAAGTCTAAGCACTTTAAGAGTGGCACGTAATCATAGACCAACATTTTAATTGCACCTATCCTGTCTACATTTGCATTTTGTTTTTGTCTAGTCCCTTTGCTTTAATTTCCTACATTCATTCATAAGTCTCTCATAAAATTCAAAGTTCCATACATGATTagaatctttattttctttcttacatTAAAATTATGTACAGAACAAATTTGAGTTGACCAGCTTATAGCATGCATGGTACGGTGCCATTGCAATGGtttgtttaaactttaaagtgggggtattatttaattttttgatagaCAAAAAAATTGACTGTGATTGGAGCAGCCAAATGTTGCAACCTGGTCAGAGAAAATAGCACACCGTGATGAACATATGAACTAGTAAAAGATTAATTAAGGTGGAAAAAAGGCGCCATCTcagattgaattaaaaaaaaaaagttgatgcTACATTATTAAGTGGAAttaaagaattaaagaattaaaGAAGTGGGGGTACAACTTTAGCATGTGGGGCTTTGGTATGGTAGCAGCCAAACTTTACTCATTAACAAAACTATAGTGTTGGACTATTAATTTATGCATGATTATTTTGGTTTAATAACGATTTACGTAGGATGGTTCCATTGGAGTGGAGCATGTATGTCCCTCTCTTAATTAAATGAATGAAAGTTCTTTCTAGTTTCCTCAATTTTGGAGACTTATTATTTGTTGTGACTTGTGACTCTTTCTTGAATAATGGCATGCATGTGCCGTAGAAACCCGCGTGTTCACAACGGTATATTAGTTAGCTGTTAGCTAACCAAGTTGAATTGTTCTATTATTAATTCACTagtttgtttaaataaatattaaaaatttaaattttgttttgtatttataaTTGACCAATAATaagtttttaaatagaatttaaatttgtAATGAATTAGTTATTAATCTAGATGATTCAAAAATATTGCGTTGAAAAAAAAAGTTAGCTGTTAGCCTCCTCAAGGATCAATCAAACCAACACTttcatattaatttattattttctaaatattTGAGACAGAGTCAAATAAGTTATGATTTATAGGAGTGTTTAAAACCGATTTGGACCGAACTAAACCGACTAACTGAACCGAAAAAATTGAAAACCGaacaaaatcaaaaataaaaaaaccgaaaaatgtgttttgcagttttttttgcggttcggttcggttttcaatTTTGATCAAGAAAAtcctaaccgaaccgaaccgaaccggtttagtaaaaaaaccctaaaaaaccaacaCCCCCCTCCCCCACAAAGGCCCAAACGAACCTGACCTAACCTAACCCCCTTACCCCAACACCCACTCCCAAACGAAACCTAGCCAGTAGCCACTCTCTTCTCACACTCTCGCTCTCTGCACTCTCGAGGCCTGCGGCGAACCCACCTAGCGCTGGGGAGACCGTTCCTCTCACCACCTTGCAGCGCCGCCGAACTCTCCCCCCTAGCGCCTCCGAACCTTCCTCTCACTGCTCCCAGGACCTCCTCGCGGACAGAGCACAACGAAGCCCCAACTCCATCCAGCAGTGAGCAGTCCAGCACCACCCTCGCACCCAGCAGTAGCACAGCACCACCCACTCACCCAGCACAGCACCACGCCACCACCCAGCCGCATTTCTGGCCACCCACAACTTAGCACCTCCCACCCAGCCACCGATTCAAGTCAGATATGGAGTCGGAGCCACCGAATCAGGTATGTAATTTGACTAATTTCTGTTTTGAACTACTGAAAGTGCTTCTGTTTGTATTGTTGGTAGCTTGTTATGGTTGGAAAAATAATATAAACTGCTTCtgtttattattagttttttttttggaagaataatataaaataaaaagaaactttTGAAGTGATTTAGTATGAAATCAGATTTGAAATCAGATAAACTGGTTCTGGATCTTGATAGGAAGATATTGAAATTAGATTTGAAGCATATTTGAAATCAGAGTATTGTTGCTTATCGCTGGTTGAATTACTTTTGTTGAATAActttattgttggtattgttgctgGTTGCTGATATTGTTGctggtttttaatttatttgttgttgtgtttttgctgttttttatttttgctgaTTGTTGctcttgtttttaatttatttgagtctgattgttgttgtgtttttgctggtttttatttttctacgGGTCCCCGCATTTGAGTGGTGACTTTGTAAGCAGAGAGTTGAGCTGTCATGGCACAATACTTTGTCCTTCCAGTTCCAACTGTACTCTGTAAATGTGATATTACTTATGATTTCCTGTTGTTTCCAGAAAGTTGACAAGTATGGAGCTTTTAGGATCGTTGTCTCCTTTTGTTGCCAATATGACACTCTGACTAATATGTAAGTGCTTAACTCTAAATCTCAGTTCATTGACTCTGGTATTTACAAGTTCTAATTGAAAAACTATTGCAGGAACATATGCAGGACAATTCATAACTGAAGGGTTTTTGAAGCTAAATATAAAGAAATTGTTAAGGTCATTGATTACTAGAAGTTAGTGCTATTGTTCCAACAATGATAGCTACAATAGTTTTTAATACATCAGAAAGTTCATTGGATACTATGAATAAATGGCTCAATGTGGTTCAGTCAATTCAGATTCCTTTTGCACTCATTCCACTTCTTACATTGGTGTTTAAAGAAAAGGTCATGGGAACTTTTAGAATAGGCCCTATTCTAGAGGTAAGCTTTGTTTGCATTCTAacttttgtaaaattgattttgatgtatAATGATTATGTTTGGTAATTTGTCTAAAAGTAATTTCTTCCTTCAAAAAATAAATGATTCTAAATATATCATGTTATGACTTTGTGAAGTAGTatggtagaatttttttttaattgattgaaaaaccgaacaaatcgaaccaaaccaaatcgattttaattggtttgatttGGTTCGGATGGTTTTGATAAAAAACCGAATCAAACCGAACCGCAATTTAATTAGACAATCGAATCGGATGACTTTTCAttcaaaaaccgaaccaaaccgcaccgcgaacacccctaatgACTTATATGAGTTATGACGGTGTTTTATTCAgttttttattaagaaaaaataGCTTtacaatattaacaaaaaaagggGGCTCAATTTTACAGTTAGTTTAAAAATTGACCAGAAGAACTTCATGTtgaaacccccccccccccccccccccaaaatatCGAGTATATGCGGCAAGTTGGCAGTTTAACTACTTAGAAAATGATTAAACactgaaattggttttgaatgaagtttaaattaatttttttataaattttattgctaTAAGAGTGTTGAAAAATCAATTTTGTCACAAATTAGTTTGTTTAATGTTGACAGTGTtggtaaaattagataaaatatttttttggcaacttattagataaaaatattattataaaataattaatttttcaagaaaaatccATCTgaagaatttttaaataataaagaattactaaaaatcaaaatgttcaatataaaattgtttaatattcaatttggtttttatttaaaaaaaaaaatagaaaaacacatTCATCCTTTCATAGCCCAAAACGGTACATACTATACCATATATACAAACTagcttccatttattttattgagtttaatcacaTCAAACAGGATTAGAAGACCAAACCAACAATTAATCCATTAAATTAAATTTCTAGACAGAAGAGCTTCATATTATCATGTTATTATGTGTAGTTCTTTTGATAAAacggaagagtagtatatatattttataatactaCAGATGAAACTATTTAAGTGGTAATTAAACACTtaaacttaattaataaaaaaatatagaaagatcaaaaaagagagagggggaaggggaagacCCATTGGCATTGGTGTGTTGTTTTGAAGAGATTCTTCGGATTCTCCGACGGACATACACCACAGGGCGGGGGCGGTGGCGGTGGCGGCAAAAGGGAGTGAgtgtttgagagagagagaattaaaaAGAAGTTATTTGTTTCTGCGTTTTTGAAGCTGCTAAATGGGCGACGAGAGATCACCTCCAATGGCGATGGTACCTAGAGACAGAGATCGAGAGCTTCTCATCCCCGTCAGCGATTCCCCCGACGCCGAAGACGCCGCAACATCCTCCAagccttcctcttcctcctcctcccaaCACCATTCCGGTCGCGAGGTCATTCATCCCTCTCTTTGTTCTTCTCAATTAGGTTTTCCTTTCAAATGATTGATTCAAATAGTGGAATCattgtcattgttgttgttctttatttctttattccgTTCTTGATTTGTTTTATCCGGAATTATGGTTGAATTTGTTGCAATTGGAGATTGAATGTTGAAGCTTCCTTTGACTAGATTGGGATTAGTTATGTTTTCTTGGGGTACTGCTTGTGAATGCTGAAGGAATCAGGAATGGGGTAGGAGCTGGAATC
Coding sequences within it:
- the LOC112802134 gene encoding uncharacterized protein isoform X2, with amino-acid sequence MYRPFMSCDDPKGVVECGSIRKYRTNSQKMRKDRTKASGRRPAEDTEESLTNRTDKEDKVSKGSIERTFDSSSLQLMEVSRGAQRLNNMIDSWSRGLSYGGRSEDIAKDLLKGALDLQESLVMLRKVQEASRDVARARRKQSEKPENERIIDDRAHSNRFSEQSNSIGFQRPWPSADGYSSSSREELKKVIKESLVRQNLFPGTSTEALDSASEMHSTSSSQSSMFQNDRLSDSSFSPMNARKEKGPSLVARLMGLEQEEEVTSRLFPTLMQKQLESEKIVNQKRPVFEVDMPKVRKTNPIVHPERHKSKTLREILETNHFNGVLNSPATERKHQMAHYKQLDDLPPIVLIKPRCTPCHEFARVHEPVPSEDLSLRKLKAKPVSSGTFMGKEIEEHVSKRLSKGGRTELLREIMEPEAKEIKPNENEKALRGKVKLNGNVNHKSQESETVDRKVKAKTASKMPPEKAILKHKIVTKSQDQGGEISSTKLRKPQNGSRIDLNDIPGKKSTSLNSISKTKNQKIKSSKEQIKNQMKKQRSTAEPEAAKPVDEQLAQKEEEKTIDVQYKDDCTEIRIIDIIADDLAIEDEVYSSTNKITEDCNQSQSSSADNIMMLKTEHENGSEADSNKHDNKEEAELKYFLLNNQSFINHAEELLNLDLDCPKMLPKIEADGIVNPRLYLDCANELAERKSLQESLVHPLLLLTSLGNSRFHISLGSLVEEICIAIRNLSSYSEIQSGKKLASDNIYAMMERDINSNYGMMNGIWKWGWRHGFSADEAEQVVSEVESLVLSGLIEEVLVNL
- the LOC112802134 gene encoding uncharacterized protein isoform X1 codes for the protein MYRPFMSCDDPKGVVECGSIRKYRTNSQKMRKDRTKASGRRPAEDTEESLTNRTDKEDKVSKGSIERTFDSSSLQLMEVSRGAQRLNNMIDSWSRGLSYGGRSEDIAKDLLKGALDLQESLVMLRKVQEASRDVARARRKQSEKPENERIIDDRAHSNRFSEQSNSIGFQRPWPSADGYSSSSREELKKVIKESLVRQNLFPGTSTEALDSASEMHSTSSSQSSMFQNDRLSDSSFSPMNARKEKGPSLVARLMGLEQEEEVTSRLFPTLMQKQLESEKIVNQKRPVFEVDMPKVRKTNPIVHPERHKSKTLREILETNHFNGVLNSPATERKHQMAHYKQLDDLPPIVLIKPRCTPCHEFARVHEPVPSEDLSLRKLKAKPVSSGTFMGKEIEEHVSKRLSKGGRTELLREIMEPEAKEIKPNENEKALRGKVKLNGNVNHKSQESETVDRKVKAKTASKMPPEKAILKHKIVTKSQDQGGEISSTKLRKPQNGSRIDLNDIPGKKSTSLNSISKTKNQKIKSSKEQIKNQMKKQRSTAEPEAAKPVDEQLAQKEEEKTIDVQYKDDCTEIRIIDIIADDLAIEDEVYSSTNKITAEDCNQSQSSSADNIMMLKTEHENGSEADSNKHDNKEEAELKYFLLNNQSFINHAEELLNLDLDCPKMLPKIEADGIVNPRLYLDCANELAERKSLQESLVHPLLLLTSLGNSRFHISLGSLVEEICIAIRNLSSYSEIQSGKKLASDNIYAMMERDINSNYGMMNGIWKWGWRHGFSADEAEQVVSEVESLVLSGLIEEVLVNL